The Erigeron canadensis isolate Cc75 chromosome 4, C_canadensis_v1, whole genome shotgun sequence genome window below encodes:
- the LOC122596424 gene encoding LOW QUALITY PROTEIN: cytochrome P450 704B1 (The sequence of the model RefSeq protein was modified relative to this genomic sequence to represent the inferred CDS: substituted 1 base at 1 genomic stop codon) — METILILACSVFTWIFLHRWSQRTNKGPKTWPLVGAAIEQLMNYDRMHDWLVNYLSKSRTVVVPMPFTTYTYIADPANVEHVLKTNFANYPKGDVYHSYMEVLLGDGIFNSDGENWRKQRKTSSFEFASRNLRDFSTVVFREYSLKLSSILSQAADKHQQLDIQELFMRMTLDSICKVGFGVEIGTLAPNLPDNQFAKAFDAANIIVTLRFIDPLWKIKKFLRVGSEAVLDQSIKIVDDFTYSVIRRRKKEIEDAREVPNNSKVNTNATNFLFPXINQMKHDILSRFIELGRDPENNINDKSLRDVVLNFVIAGRDTTATTLSWAIYMIMTHNHVAEKLYAELKSFEQDCAKEEDITLKTCEETKDPESFDLRTKQFAELMSYDSLGKLYYLHAVVTETLRLYPAVPQDPKGILNDDILPDGTKVKAGGMVTYVPYSMGRMEYNWGPDANKFKPERWLKDGFFQNASPFKFTAFQAGPRICLGKDSAYLQMKMALAILCRFYKFELVEGHDVQYRMMTVLSMANGLKIKVSARS, encoded by the exons ATGGAAACAATCTTGATCTTGGCATGTTCAGTCTTTACCTGGATCTTCCTTCATCGATGGAGCCAACGAACCAACAAAGGCCCAAAAACTTGGCCGCTTGTTGGAGCCGCAATTGAGCAACTAATGAACTATGACCGGATGCATGATTGGCTAGTCAACTACCTATCGAAGTCAAGAACTGTAGTGGTTCCAATGCCCTTCACTACTTACACTTACATAGCTGATCCGGCTAACGTAGAACATGTTCTTAAAACTAACTTTGCAAACTACCCAAAG GGTGACGTTTATCATTCGTATATGGAAGTGTTGCTTGGAGATGGCATCTTCAATTCAGATGGTGAGAACTGGAGGAAACAGAGGAAAACATCAAGTTTTGAGTTTGCTTCAAGGAACTTAAGGGACTTCAGCACTGTGGTTTTTAGAGAGTATAGCCTCAAGCTCTCTTCTATTCTAAGTCAGGCAGCTGATAAGCACCAACAACTAGACATTCAG GAATTATTTATGAGGATGACTTTGGACTCTATATGTAAGGTAGGATTTGGAGTAGAGATAGGGACCTTAGCTCCTAATTTACCTGATAACCAGTTTGCCAAAGCGTTTGATGCTGCAAACATTATAGTCACTCTTCGGTTCATTGATCCGTTatggaaaataaagaaatttCTAAGGGTGGGTTCTGAAGCGGTTCTGGACCAAAGCATCAAGATCGTTGATGATTTCACATATTCCGTCATCCgtagaagaaaaaaagagataGAAGACGCTCGGGAGGTTCCTAATAACAGTAAggtaaatacaa ATGCAACTAACTTTTTGTTTCCATGAATTAATCAGATGAAACATGATATACTATCAAGATTTATCGAGTTAGGAAGAGACCCCGAAAACAACATCAACGACAAGAGTCTAAGAGATGTTGTATTGAACTTTGTGATTGCTGGAAGAGACACCACGGCAACCACACTTTCATGGGCCATTTACATGATTATGACTCACAATCATGTTGCAGAGAAACTGTATGCAGAACTCAAGTCTTTTGAGCAAGATTGTGCAAAAGAAGAGGATATAACATTGAAAACTTGTGAAGAAACAAAAGATCCCGAATCTTTTGACCTCAGAACAAAGCAATTTGCTGAACTTATGAGTTATGATTCACTGGGGAAATTGTATTATTTGCACGCTGTCGTCACGGAAACACTTCGGCTGTATCCTGCTGTACCTCAG GACCCGAAAGGAATCTTGAATGATGATATTTTACCTGATGGAACGAAAGTAAAAGCAGGAGGTATGGTGACATACGTACCTTACTCAATGGGACGAATGGAGTACAACTGGGGTCCTGATGCAAATAAATTTAAGCCTGAAAGATGGCTTAAAGATGGTTTCTTCCAAAACGCATCTCCGTTCAAGTTTACTGCATTCCAG GCTGGCCCAAGAATATGCCTCGGCAAAGACTCTGCATACCTGCAAATGAAAATGGCGCTTGCCATTTTGTGCAGATTTTATAAGTTTGAATTGGTGGAAGGACATGATGTGCAGTATAGAATGATGACAGTTCTCTCAATGGCAAATGGACTAAAAATTAAAGTTTCAGCACGATCATAA
- the LOC122596422 gene encoding 2-hydroxy-palmitic acid dioxygenase mpo1-like isoform X1 — protein MGFLDLEKHFAFYAAYHSNSTNICIHMIFVWPIFFTAVLLFNFIPAPFDFPYIDISLFGNDFSLVFNFGFLFSLIYAVFYVCFDYKVGSLAALLCIFCWISSSVLASVLGFQLAWKVVLVVQLVSWIAQFIGHGVFEGRAPALLDNILQAFLMAPFFVLFEALQILFGYEPYPGFHARVTAIVDAETEDWRNKKGKLLT, from the exons ATGGGctttcttgatcttgaaaaacaCTTTGCATTCTATGCAGCATATCACAGCAATtcaacaaatatatgtatacatatgatATTTGTTTGGCCTATTTTTTTCACTGCTGTTCTTCTTTTTAACTTCATACCAGCCCCATTTGATTTCCCATAtattgatatttctttatttGGGAATGATTTTtcattggtttttaattttgggtttttgtttagtttaatATATGCTGTGTTTTATGTATGTTTTGATTATAAAGTTGGTTCCTTGGCTGCTTTATTGTGTATCTTTTGTTGGATTTCAAGCAGTGTTCTTGCAAGTGTTCTTGGGTTTCAATTGGCTTGGAAG gttgtTCTTGTTGTGCAACTGGTTTCATGGATCGCACAATTTATAGGACACGGAGTATTTGAG GGAAGAGCACCCGCGCTTCTTGACAACATCTTACAAGCATTCTTGATGGCTCCATTCTTTGTTCTGTTTGAG GCACTTCAGATCCTTTTCGGGTACGAACCATATCCAGGATTTCATGCACGTGTTACAGCAATTGTTGATGCTGAAACTGAAGATTGGAGGAACAAGAAGGGAAAATTACTGACTTAG
- the LOC122596422 gene encoding 2-hydroxy-palmitic acid dioxygenase MPO1-like isoform X2, translating to MMSNFSNFEDATMFFLFVLASVLGFQLAWKVVLVVQLVSWIAQFIGHGVFEGRAPALLDNILQAFLMAPFFVLFEALQILFGYEPYPGFHARVTAIVDAETEDWRNKKGKLLT from the exons ATGATGAGTAATTTTTCCAACTTTGAGGATGCCACAATGTTCTTTTTATT TGTTCTTGCAAGTGTTCTTGGGTTTCAATTGGCTTGGAAG gttgtTCTTGTTGTGCAACTGGTTTCATGGATCGCACAATTTATAGGACACGGAGTATTTGAG GGAAGAGCACCCGCGCTTCTTGACAACATCTTACAAGCATTCTTGATGGCTCCATTCTTTGTTCTGTTTGAG GCACTTCAGATCCTTTTCGGGTACGAACCATATCCAGGATTTCATGCACGTGTTACAGCAATTGTTGATGCTGAAACTGAAGATTGGAGGAACAAGAAGGGAAAATTACTGACTTAG